In a single window of the Rhinolophus ferrumequinum isolate MPI-CBG mRhiFer1 chromosome 21, mRhiFer1_v1.p, whole genome shotgun sequence genome:
- the STARD3 gene encoding stAR-related lipid transfer protein 3, whose product MNKLSGDLARDLERSLPAVASLGSSLSHSQSLSSHFFLPPPEKRQTISDVRRTFCLFVTFDLLFISLLWIIELNTNTGIRKNLEQEIIHYNFKTSFFDIFVLAFFRFSGLLLGYAVLRLRHWWVIAVTTLVSSAFLIVKVVLSQLLSKGAFGYLLPIVSFVLAWLETWFLDFKVLPQEAEEERWYLAAQATVARGPLLFSGALSEGQFYSPPESFAGSDNESDEEVVGKKSFSAQEREYIRQGKEATAVVDQILAQEENWKFEKNNEYGDTVYTIEVPFHGKTFILKTFLACPAELVYQEVILQPERMVLWNKTVTACQILQRVEDNTLISYDVSAGAAGGVVSPRDFVNVRRIERRRDRYLSSGIAATHCAKPPTHKYVRGENGPGGFIVLKSTSNPHVCTFIWILNTDLKGRLPRYLIHQSLAATMFEFAFHLRQRISELGARA is encoded by the exons ATGAACAAACTGTCTGGGGATTTGGCCCGCGACTTGGAGCGTAGCCTGCCGGCTGTGGCCTCTCTTGGCTCATCGCTGTCCCACAGCCAGAGCCTCTCTTCGCACTTCTTCCTGCCACCTCCTGAGAAGCGCCAGACGATCTCTGATGTCCGCCGCACCTTCTGCCTCTTTGTCACCTTCGACCTGCTCTTCATCTCCCTGCTCTGGATCATTGAGCTGAAC ACCAACACAGGTATCCGGAAGAACCTGGAACAGGAGATCATCCACTACAACTTTAAAACTTCCTTCTTTGACATCTTT GTCTTGGCCTTCTTCCGCTTCTCAGGACTACTCTTGGGCTACGCGGTGCTGCGGCTCCGGCACTGGTGGGTGATTGCG gTCACCACGCTGGTGTCCAGTGCCTTCCTCATCGTCAAGGTCGTTCTTTCTCAG CTGCTCAGCAAAGGGGCATTCGGTTACCTGCTCCCCATCGTCTCCTTTGTCCTTGCCTGGTTGGAGACCTGGTTCCTTGACTTCAAAGTCCTACcccaggaagcagaggaggagCGAT GGTATCTTGCTGCCCAGGCCACTGTCGCCCGTGGACCCCTACTCTTCTCCGGAGCTCTGTCCGAGGGCCAGTTCTATTCACCCCCAGAATCCTTTGCAG GGTCTGACAATGAATCAGATGAAGAAGTTGTTGGGAAGAAAAGCTTCTCTGCCCAG GAGCGGGAGTACATCCGCCAGGGGAAGGAGGCCACGGCGGTGGTGGATCAGATTTTGGCCCAAGAGGAGAACTGGAAGTTTGAGAAGAATAAT GAATATGGGGATACTGTGTACACCATCGAGGTTCCCTTTCATGGCAAGACATTCATCCTGAAG ACCTTCCTGGCCTGCCCCGCGGAGCTGGTGTACCAGGAAGTGATCCTGCAGCCCGAGAGGATGGTGCTGTGGAATAAGACAGTGACCGCCTGCCAG ATCCTGCAGCGAGTGGAAGACAACACCCTCATCTCCTATGATGTATCCGCAGGGGCTGCGGGCGGTGTGGTCTCCCCCAG ggaCTTTGTGAACGTCCGACGCATTGAGAGGCGCAGAGACCGATACCTGTCGTCAGGCATCGCTGCGACCCATTGCGCCAAGCCCCCTACACACAAATATGTCAG GGGAGAGAATGGTCCTGGGGGCTTCATCGTGCTCAAGTCGACCAGTAACCCCCACGTCTGCACTTTCATCTGGATCCTTAATACAGATCTCAAG GGCCGCCTGCCCAGGTATCTCATCCACCAGAGCCTTGCAGCCACCATGTTTGAATTTGCCTTTCACCTGCGGCAGCGAATCAGTGAGCTGGGAGCCCGGGCATAA
- the PPP1R1B gene encoding protein phosphatase 1 regulatory subunit 1B, protein MDPKDRKKIQFSVPAPPSQLDPRQVEMIRRRRPTPAMLFRLSEHSSPEEEASPHQRASGEGHHLKSKRPNPCAYTPPSLKAVQRIAESHLQSISNLSENQASEEEDELGELRELGYPREEEEEEDDDDEEEEEEEDSQAEVLKGSRGSAGQKTTCGQGLEGPWERPPPLDEPQKDGSSEDQVKDPALSELGEEPQRPAHPEPGT, encoded by the exons ATGGACCCCAAAGACCGCAAGAAGATCCAGTTCTCCGTGCCTGCGCCCCCCAGCCAGCTGGATCCCCGCCAGGTGGAGATG ATCCGGCGCAGGAGACCAACCCCTGCCATGCTGTTCCGGCTCTCTGAGCACTCCTCACCAG AGGAAGAGGCCTCCCCCCACCAG AGAGCCTCAGGAGAGGGGCACCACCTCAAATCGAAGAGACCTAACCCCTGTGCCTACACCCCCCCCTCGCTGAAAG CTGTGCAGCGCATTGCTGAGTCTCACCTGCAGTCCATCAGCAACCTGAGCGAGAACCAGGCCTCAGAGGAGGAGGATGAGCTGGGCGAGCTGCGGGAACTGGGCTACccgagagaggaagaagaggaggaggacgacgacgatgaggaagaagaggaagaggaggacagcCAGGCTGAAGTCCTGAAGGGCAGCAGGGGTTCTG CTGGGCAGAAGACAACTTGTGGCCAGGGTCTGGAGGGGCCCTGGGAGCGCCCGCCCCCTCTGGATGAGCCCCAGAAAGATGGAAGCTCTGAGGACCAAGTGAAAGATCCTGCACTAAGTG agctgggggaggagccACAGCGCCCTGCCCACCCTGAGCCTGGCACATAG
- the PNMT gene encoding phenylethanolamine N-methyltransferase: MGWGRRRARGPRRLCSRPPPPQRRGRGGGLDADKGAETRAGNTAGSGGSMSTADPDSHPAREAVASAYQRFEPRAYLRNNYAPPRGNLSSPDGVGPWKLRCLAQTFATGEVFGRTLIDIGSGPTIYQLLSACAHFEDITMTDFLEVNRQELELWLREEPGAFDWSTYSQHVCLIEDKGESWQEKEHQLRARVKRVLPIDVHQPQPLGAGDLVPLPADALVSAFCLEAVSPDLTSFQRALDHITTLLRPEGHLLLIGALEESWYLAGEARLAVVPVCEEEVREALVRSGYKVRDLRTYTMPAHLRTGVDDVKGIFFAWAQKVRV, encoded by the exons ATGGGCTGGGGGAGACGCAGAGCGCGTGGCCCCAGGCGGCTCTGCTCTCGCCCGCCGCCCCCGCAGCGGAGGGGTCGGGGCGGGGGTCTGGACGCAGATAAAGGGGCTGAGACGAGAGCGGGGAACAcggccggcagcggcggcagcaTGAGCACCGCAGACCCTGACTCGCACCCGGCCCGGGAGGCGGTGGCCTCCGCCTACCAGCGCTTCGAGCCCCGTGCCTACCTCCGCAACAACTACGCGCCTCCGCGGGGAAACCTGAGCAGCCCTGACGGCGTCGGGCCTTGGAAGCTGCGTTGCTTGGCGCAGACCTTCGCCACCG gTGAAGTGTTTGGACGCACCCTCATCGACATTGGGTCGGGCCCCACCATATACCAGCTGCTCAGCGCCTGCGCCCACTTTGAGGACATCACCATGACAGACTTCCTGGAGGTGAATCGCCAGGAGCTGGAGCTCTGGCTTCGGGAGGAACCTGGGGCCTTCGATTGGAGCACGTACAGCCAGCATGTCTGCCTCATTGAGGACAAGGG TGAGTCCTGGCAGGAGAAGGAGCACCAGCTGCGAGCCAGGGTGAAGCGGGTCCTGCCCATCGATGTgcaccagccccagcccctgggtgctggggaccTGGTGCCCCTGCCTGCCGATGCCCTGGTCTCGGCCTTCTGCCTGGAGGCGGTGAGCCCCGACCTGACCAGCTTCCAGCGGGCCCTGGACCACATCACCACTCTGCTGAGGCCTGAGGGGCACCTCCTCCTCATCGGGGCCCTGGAGGAGTCATGGTACCTGGCTGGGGAGGCCAGGCTGGCAGTGGTGCCGGTGTgtgaggaggaggtgagggaggccCTGGTGCGCAGTGGCTACAAGGTACGGGACCTGCGCACCTACACCATGCCTGCCCACCTTCGCACAGGCGTTGACGATGTCAAGGGCATTTTCTTTGCCTGGGCCCAGAAGGTCAGGGTGTAA
- the TCAP gene encoding telethonin, protein MATSELSCLVSEENCERREAFWAEWKDLTLFTRPEEGCSLHEEDGERHETYHQQGQCRALVQRSPWLVMRMGILGRGLQEYLLPYQRVLPLPLFTPTKMSAAKEDREDTSTQLQELLALERALGGQCVERQDMAEITKQLPPVVSVSKPGALRRSLSRSMSQEAQRG, encoded by the exons ATGGCCACTTCAGAGCTGAGCTGCCTGGTGTCTGAGGAGAACTGTGAGCGGCGAGAGGCCTTCTGGGCTGAATGGAAGGATCTGACACTGTTCACTCGCCCTGAGGAGGG TTGCTCCCTGCATGAAGAGGATGGCGAGCGGCATGAGACCTACCACCAGCAGGGGCAGTGCCGGGCGCTGGTGCAGCGTTCCCCCTGGTTGGTGATGCGTATGGGTATCCTGGGCCGCGGGCTGCAGGAATACCTGCTGCCCTACCAGCGGGTGCTGCCCCTGCCCCTCTTCACCCCCACCAAGATGAGTGCCGCCAAGGAGGACCGTGAAGACACTTCCACCCAGCTGCAGGAGCTGCTGGCACTGGAGAGAGCCCTGGGTGGCCAGTGTGTGGAGCGCCAGGATATGGCAGAGATCACCAAGCAGCTGCCCCCTGTGGTGTCTGTCAGCAAGCCAGGTGCCCTTCGTCGCTCTCTGTCGCGCTCCAtgtcccaggaagcacagagaggctaa